From a region of the Budorcas taxicolor isolate Tak-1 chromosome 9, Takin1.1, whole genome shotgun sequence genome:
- the HEY2 gene encoding hairy/enhancer-of-split related with YRPW motif protein 2 has protein sequence MKRPCEETTSESDMDETIDVGSENNYSGQSTSSVIRSNSPTTTSQIMARKKRRGIIEKRRRDRINNSLSELRRLVPTAFEKQGSAKLEKAEILQMTVDHLKMLQATGGKGYFDAHALAMDFMSIGFRECLTEVARYLSSVEGLDSSDPLRVRLVSHLSSCASQREAAAMTSSLAHHHHPLHPHHWAAAFHHLPAALLQPNGLHASESTPCRLSTTSEVPPAHGSALLTATFAHADSALRMPATGSVAPCVPPLSTSLLSLSATVHAAAAAATAAAHSFPLSFAGAFPMLPPNAAAAVAAATAISPPLSVSATSSPQQTGSGTNSKPYRPWGTEVGAF, from the exons ATGAAGCGCCCTTGCGAGGAAACGACCTCTGAGAGCGACATGGACGAGACCATCGACGTGGGGAGCGAGAACAATTACTCGGG GCAAAGTACTAGCTCTGTGATTAGGTCGAATTCGCCAACAACAACATCTCAGATTATGgcgagaaagaaaaggagaggg ATAATAGAGAAAAGGCGTCGAGATCGGATAAATAACAGTTTATCTGAGTTGAGACGACTGGTGCCAACTGCTTTTGAAAAACAA GGATCTGCAAAGTTAGAAAAAGCTGAAATACTTCAAATGACAGTAGATCACTTAAAGATGCTGCAGGCAACTGGGGGTAAAG GCTACTTTGACGCACACGCCCTTGCCATGGACTTCATGAGCATTGGATTCCGGGAGTGCTTAACCGAAGTGGCGAGGTACCTGAGCTCGGTGGAAGGCCTGGACTCCTCCGACCCGCTGCGCGTGCGCCTGGTCTCGCATCTCAGCTCGTGCGCCTCGCAGCGGGAGGCGGCGGCCATGACCTCCTCCCTggcccaccaccatcaccccctgCATCCGCACCACTGGGCGGCGGCCTTCCACCACCTCCCGGCAGCCCTGCTCCAACCCAACGGCCTCCACGCCTCGGAGTCCACGCCCTGTCGCCTGTCCACCACGTCGGAAGTGCCTCCTGCCCACGGCTCCGCCCTCCTCACCGCCACGTTCGCCCACGCGGATTCCGCCCTGCGGATGCCCGCGACGGGCAGCGTCGCCCCCTGCGTGCCGCCTCTCTCCACGTCTCTGCTGTCCCTCTCCGCCACCGTCCACGCGGCCGCGGCAGCGGCCACCGCAGCTGCGCACAGCTTCCCTCTGTCCTTCGCTGGGGCGTTCCCCATGCTTCCCCCAAACGCAGCTGCCGCCGTGGCAGCTGCCACAGCCATCAGCCCGCCCTTGTCGGTATCAGCCACGTCCAGCCCTCAGCAGACAGGCAGTGGAACAAACAGTAAACCTTATCGACCCTGGGGCACAGAAGTAGGAGCTTTTTAA